One Bos javanicus breed banteng chromosome 10, ARS-OSU_banteng_1.0, whole genome shotgun sequence genomic window, aagtgctgctttttatttcttctctcatctCTGGAATCAAGGAAAATAGATAAGAGGAAGAAACCATGTCAGACCTGGCTGCCTTGCCAGGATTCTCACTTCACTTTCTCTGGTTTGCAGTCCAAGGTCCAGAAAAATTCAGTTCTAACTTTCCTGAATGAATTGCAGTTCCCAGGAGACCAAGGCAATGTCCTTCCCTAAAGACTAGCCTGCCACATTTCCctgaaacttctttaaaaatataggaaGCCACTTTCTAAGAATATATTCATTTCCCTCCTATCATTTCTAGATCTCTCTCTTGACAAGTTAAAGCTTAACATTTGACTAGTCAACATTTGACTGTATCAGATTACAAGGCAGAGAAAAGGGCTCTGTCCTACCATATTAAAACTAACTGTGGTTTTTGACAAACCACGAAAACTGAAGTTCTACGATTTTGTTCCTTTAAGGAGAAACAAGTACCACCTGTTCTGTACTCTGCCCACTCCTAGACAGGGCTGCAAAGACCAAATAAGACAATACACAAGGAAGAAGTGAGAAAACGTATCTACTCAAATGTTTATTCTCACTATCATGATTGTATCATGGTCATTAGTATCACTATTACAGTTCTTATAACTGAAGAAAATCAGTCGCTGAtcttaaaatttgaatttagttTTTGGAAAAGGAGAAACAATATCTCCATGCCCAGCTCACCAAGTTACCTTTGGCCTATAGCATCATTTGaggttatattattatatattttaataaaagaaaagactTGCCTTTATGTTTTCAGATGCATATAGTCTGTTTGCTTCTCTGGAGGAAGGGCCTGGAACTCTAGTGTTCATGCTCTTTTCCATTGTGCTTGGATatctctcacctctgattttttttcttataaagcaAGACCAGCCCCAAGCTGCTTCCTTTGGTTTTCTCTGACATGTCTTCTGTATCCTTAGTGCCTAGCTCAGAGCTGAACATGTATAAACACTACATTTAGATTACATgtgcaaaaataataattttctgagtaccttgtatttttaaagattttttatgtggaccatctTCAAGATTTTTACTGAATTTGccacaacattgcttctgtttcgtttttgttttggctgtgaggcatgtgggatcccagctccccaacactggaaggtgaaatcttaaccactggaccacaggggaagtccctgAGTGCCTGGCTTCAGGCAAAGCATAGTGATGGGGAAAAATGGGGCAGAAAGAGAGGCTTCTACACAGAACTGGGAAATACTAGCTAATGAGCATGCAGCACTGGTTATCTATCCATGGGCTTctggaagaaacagagaaaaatctgCAGAGAAGCTGCAGTTAGGATGGGTGAGGGTCAGGGGTCTTCTTCTAGCTAGGGAAGCCTGAGTTCCATCTGTgaatgccccccgcccccaccacacacacatacactaccaGGGGTCTGGAAGAAATGTTCAAGAAGATGGTTTCTCAGAGTAAGGGGTGTGAAGTTGCCCAAAGTGTTCCCAGAGATAGACACACACTCATGTGCATAACTGGGGGTCAAGGCCATGAGTCTGTGACCTTGAGTTATCCTCTGACCAGGACTAAGCTCAGGAATATGGTGCCTAGAAGCTGGATGGGCTATGTGCTAAACCAAGACAATGGTTCATGGTTCTCCAACACTGTTGCCAACTCATGGTTCCCATGACCTGTGGTTGGAGAAACTGGACTAGGAATCAGAGGAGCTCTGACATTGCCAGCCACTGCTAGCGACCTTTGTCCACCCAGGATGTCTTTTCCCGACAATTTGATGAGCTACGTCTTAATCGCACCCTGCCTCAACATCTTTCTAACCTGGAGCTCTTCATTTAGGCTTTCTCTCTGGATCTAAGTTGTCTCTACAAAATGAAGGAGTGAACGGAAAGACCTTTCCCATCCCACCTCAAGGTCCTgtaaatctatatttttatttatttatccaatcAGTAGACATGTATGAAGTCTTGCTCTATCTGTACCAGCAGAAACAAAGGTGACTATGATGTGGTAACACCTTGGAAAACATCACAGTCTCATGTTGCACTGAGACATACCAAGAAAAGAACATTCTTCTTGGGGAGGAGAAACGTCCCACTGAAAAATGTACTGAGAGCAAAGTAACAGACCAATGTGTCAGGTTTCTCGAGACCTCATCCTGCAGAGCTTTCTTAATGGCAAGGTCAAGAAGTGTTAAAACTTGGCTTCAAGGTCACATTGCATGGGCTGAAGTCTAAACATAGCTGTGGACTAGCTATATGCCCTAGGAAATTGACTTAACATCTAcatattttggtttcctcatctgaaaaatggatgTACTCATACTTAGCACTCTTCTTACAGGGCCGTTGTGAGGGTTAAGGGGGAAATGTTTAATACGTCTTTGCTATTATTGAGATCagaatttcataataaaaaaccttcagaatttaaaaaattatatttaagaaaattaaaaatatgaaaggaagaaagtagaaaattatgcaaaaaaaagaagttttttgGAGAAAGCAATCATTTGCAAAAAGCTTGGCCCCTACCTGGAGACAGGTACAAAAAAGTTCCCCAGATTAAGCGTCTCAGAGGTATCAAAATTCACCAATTCTATATTTAGGTGCCCATATGTTCCTGCTGGTCAGAGTTGCCCACAAATACAGACGTTTCAGTGAACAGAACAGcaattttcaaaaagatttcCCTTTTAGGAGAGAGATGCTACAAAGCTTAATCGGTTCTAAGTGATTCTGAAATATTGTATCAATTTACAGCAGAAAGGTCATCCTGGTGAATAAACATGAGGATTCTGTTCAGTGTCTAGGATTTAGCAGACTAACTCCCACTAATGTTAATGGGGCCATGCTGCCAAATCCCCAACCTTCACCCTGGATATTTGCTCCAATCCGTTACTGTTGAGATTGAAATGTGTTTTCCAAATCAAGGCTGATCCTGAGATGGAATTTCTGCATGGTCAGAAAGGGACAGTGTGGCTGATGCCTGGGGACCTAAGTGTACTCAAAATGATGGCATGAAGGGGCTTTGTTGAAAGGtgtttcttcacattttttcccAGTTTAGTGCAGATTTCTTTGCCGAATATACCACGTGGTCCACTCTCCTCACCTTCCAAACTCACTTCCCACCACTTCTCTCTGTGAACTCCAAACAAAACAGCAATCTCCCAATTCTCCACTATGTCCCAGTGGGCtggtgttcagtcatgtctgactctttgtggccccattgactgtagcctaccaggctcctctgtccatggaattttccagccaagaatactggagtgggttgccatttcctacttcagggtatcttcccaacccagggatagaacccttgtctcttttctctcctgcactggcaggcagggtctttaccactagcaccacttgagaGATAAATGGTTATGTTGGTCCATACCTCTTTTATTCTTCAAGGAGACCCAACTCAATACCAGTTTGTTGGTGATGTTTTCTGTAGCTTCCCACcttcaacaaacacacacactggagCGATGGCTTCCTTCTTAGATCTCAGAAAACTTTGAGCTTTGAACACGACACTTCATGTTCTTTATGAACTTGATTTGTTCCCCTCAGATAGACTGTAGGACCTGTGAGGGCAGGGAGGGCATCACACCTATctgtaaattttctttaataccTAATCCAAGCCCTTGCATACCATCAGCATTCAAGAAAgcactgaattgaattgaatgaaTTTCTATTGCTTGATGTTTGGAGGGACTGAGACTTTCAAGGAAGGGACTGGGGACTGGGGAGCTGGGGTGTAGTTACAGATGATAggtcctttattttttaagttagatGGACTTATCTAACTTAAAGAGCATCCTAGTCTTTGGAGTCAGAGAGAACTGGCCCACTCCTCAgaactgggtttgccccagctgctgctgctgctgctgctaagtcgcttcagtcgtgtctgactccgtgagaccccagagatggcagcccatgaggctcccctgtccctgggattctccaggcaagaacactggagtggggtgccattgctttctccaatgcatgaaagtgaaaagtgaaagtgaagtcgttcagtcatgtccgactcttagcgaccccatggactgcagcctaccaggctcctccgttcatgggattttccaggcaagagtactggagtgggttgccattgccttctccagccccagGTGCTAGAGACTTAGAATACTGGTCTGGGTGAACCAAGGATCTGATTCACAACAGCAAATGCTGCATAGGTATTTGGTACCAGTATCCTCTCAGacaaagatctatatagtcaaagctatggtttttccagtagtcatgtaaagatgggagagttggaccataaagaaggcagagcatcaaagaattgatgctttcaaactgtggtgctggaaaagactcttaagagtcccttggactgcaaggagatcaaaccattcaatcctaaaggaaatcaatcctgaataatcatttgaaggactgatgctgaagctgaagctccaatactttggccacctgatgcaaagagctgattcattggcaaagaccctgatgctgggaaagagtgagggcaggaggagaagggagccgtaaaggatgagatggttgagtggcatcaccaactcaatggacataagtttgagcaaactccaggagacagtgaaagacaaggaagcctggcatggttcAGTCTATGTGATCatagagtcagagacaacttagcgactgaacaacaacaaaaatcctctCAGAGgcctctattttttctttttttcgtattttaaattaaattaaatttatttattttggccatggcgcacaccatgtgggatcttaattccccaaccagggatcaaacccatgtcccctgcagaaaaagcgtggagtcctagccacagccagggaattcccagaggcCTCAATATTTATACACTGTCCTTGCTTACAGCCCCAGGACCCTAAGATGACAAGAGCCACTAAACACATTTTAGCCACAATATTCATTTAGGCTGTGTTCCATCAGGTCTGTTTGAGCTAAAGTACATTATAACCTGGTGTATAATATGCCCTAAATGAACATAAGCTTTGAGTAGTCACAAAGCTGGCTTGCCATGCCTGATTGAGTCTCAGAGCCCTGGCTTGGATGGGATGGATAATTTTCTGTTCACCTGCTCTGACTTTAACTGTTTCAGTGAAACCGCAGGAGGTCTGGGAAGTATCCAAAACAAAGGACAGTCTGTGCTCACTGCTTTATCACTTCCCACTCACTCACCAAGTTTAGCGGATGGTTTGGAAGCTTTAACTAGCTTCAATTTAGCGTTTTAGTCTAACGGAATGCTTACTATAAGTTGAATACTCAGAACAGACCTTCTTCCTTGAGATTCCACCTCCTTGAACTTTATGAAACCACTTTGCAACTTGCCCTGTCAGCCCTTAAACTGGGCCTCTCCTCTTCCATTCACTCCAGGCTCTATCCTTGGTTAGCCTCTCTTACCACCAaagccactgtttctactcttAAAGCCCTGAGAATTGCTGTTAGTCCTCTACTTAGAGCTTCTCATCACTAACTTTTCACATGACATAAGCAAGGGCAGCACTGAGAACCTCACACTTCTCTTCTCCCCCTTTCCTAACTTCTCCAAATATCTGATTCTCATTATTTTATGCTAATGTATGTCTCTGATGTCGTGGCCCTCCATCCTGACTACACATTCAATCCCCTAGAAATAGGGAAAGAAATGCCCAGGCTACAGCATCAGAGATTCTAAGTTAGGTTGTCTGGAGGGCAAagacatatgtattttttaaaatattattttcccgTTATTGagtgataagtcgcttcagtcatgtccaactcttcgagacacttgcactgtagcccgccaggctactctgtccatggcattctctaggcaagaatactggagtgggttgccatgtgctcctccagggaatcttcctgacccagggattgaacccacgtctcttacgtctcctgcattggcaggcaggttctttaccactagtgccacctgattATTACTGACATAAATTTTTATCTCTGTCTGACAGCAGTTCATAGCCCTTCTCAAGAGCTGAGACTTAGGTGTCATTATCTCCAGGGTTCCAGGCCCTGGAACAAGAGCTCAATGATTGTTGATTGTCTTAAGTAAAGCAGCCACACAACTTGGTTTGCTTAAGGACAGATCCAATTTACATTCACAGGTCTGGTGTTCCATTCAATTAGATATCCTGCCCCTTTTATTCTCAAAGATAACCCATTTTGTACAGTAAATTATGTAACCACTCCCAAGCAAAAGGGTACCTAAAGGTTTGAAAATATTTAGTATCATGGGCTAAACTGTGTCCCTTGCATCAAAATGCTACTGTATTTAAAGACAGGGTCTTTTGAGAAGTGATTATGTTAAAAGGAGGCCATTAGGGTCGGCCCTAATTCAATGTGACTTATGTCCTCATAAGAAGAGCAGATTAAGACACAAGAGAGACACTAAGAATGCACATGTACAGAGGGGtgaccacgtgaggacacagagagaaggtgaCCATCTGCAAAACCAGGAAAAGCCGCAAAAGAAACTaatcctgccagcaccttgatcttggacttgcagATTGCAGAGTGGTGAGAAGACAAATTCCTCTTGTTCAAGCCGCCCCATTCgtgatattttgttacagcagcccaagtaGATGAATACACCGTGTAAAATACAAAGTAAGTAAAACCAACATAAATATTGATTTCCTAAATATTACAGTTCTCCAAGATGAACAGTTACATCATTTTCCAAGAAACTCCATGTCCCAATTATagatctttcagttttctcaaccATATAATAAAGAGTTTGACTTAATGTCTCTGTAAGGTACTTTTAGCTTCCATACACTGAGTCTGTAAGGCTGTTGCCAGATGGAACACTGAGCATCCATCTCTCTTGTAGTAGATGTAGCGATGATGATAAATGCCACATATGGTTACAATGGCTAAGGCACAGTTCCCATCCTCAAGGACCCACACACTGATCTAGAAACATCTCACCTCCAAGCAGTAAGCGGCAGAGAGACTTTTATGGAGGCTCACCACAGGCACACTAAGCCAGCCTGGTGGAGAGTTTAGAATAGGTTCCTGTGCGAGAATTTTTAGGGAGTGAAGAGGAACACACTTAGTGAAAGAAGGTGGTGAGACAGGTATTCACTGCAGAagaaacagcattaaaaaaaaaaaaaaaagaagaagaagaagaaggaaagaaaagcagaggtGAAAGAGAAACCATGTTCTTTCTGGTACACCCTTGATTTTGAATCCAGTCTTTTTCCTCTGCTCTCAGAGGTCAGTAAGTACAGCTGTTATCCCTTATACTTTTTAACCCTTTACATATTTGAGGACTTAAAAATGACAAATTCTGTACTTCAGGCTTTCCTTTCCCCaggctaagtaacttcagtctcTCCAGGCTATTCTTCAAACTTTTAGACTCAGTTTATGCCTtagcacccaccccccacccccaccaacatgcgcacacacacacatacacacattatgCACACGCAGGCCAAAAGGGCCTGTGGTTCactagtgagtgagtgaaagtcactcagtcatgtccgactctttgcaatcccatggactatatagtccatggaattctccaggccagaatactggactgggtagctgttcctttctccaggggatcttcccaatccagggattgaacccaggtctcccacatcgaaagcagattttttacctgcttagctatgagggaagcccaagaatactggagtgggtagtttatcccttctccagtggatcttctcaacccaagaatcgaacaagggtctcctgcattgcaggcagactctttaccaactgagctatcagggaagccctgtggttcACTATAGGGCTCTTAAATTTATAAGAAGAGATTGGTTCTGTCCTCTCAAAAATACAGATTAAGATCATACCCATCACATAGCTATGTGAACCATCAAATCATCAGTGTATTTCCTTCATTAAATAGAAAGCGAAAGAATCAGACTGACACTCATCAGTAAATCTGAGGAATGACTCTATAAGCCTAGTGGAAGGCGTGTTCCCTTCTCTACTACCAACAAGTGAATTAATCTTGAATTTGCAGGTGTTTGGAAACATCACAGAGCTCCACTGATACGGGATGCATTTCTACCAGGAAACACTATCGTTCTCCCAATCTCACATTGTGGCATAAATACAACAGCCCTTGTTTTCTACACAACTTCCTACTTCTTTCACACCCAAGCATATGCTAAGAGCTTTCAAGCAACACTCTTCCTCCATCTCTGGGAGgcatcttaaaacatttttagctCACCAAACACAAAACAGAGGAGGATCTGTTTCTTTACTCAAGAATAATCCTTTTCAACTGCCTATTTATACTGCAGATGGAAACCTATAGATTGAAATAAACAGATTTTCATTCTAAAATTGGCATCCACACTGTCATAGTTAAAGGATGCAACAATCGTGTTTGAAAAGCAATCATCCAAGAAATTTCACGTTGCTTTGCAATATTCAGATGAAGGGCGTATTGGAATGAGAAGGTGAATAGCATTTAAGAACTGAGGAAGAGCATTAGTTTACGGAACTAAGGGGACCATTAATGTAGACAGAAAATGCCAAACACAAACAGATATGTGTAtatctataactgaatcactttgctgtatacctgaaactatcacaaacaCTGTttatcaactatactgcaatataaaataaaacggtgtttttaaaaaaaaaacaaaactaaaaaagaaagaaaatgccaaataTGCTAGTAAAATGTGTTGCTAAAAAGTAATATCTTAGGACACATAAGCAAAGGATTAATCTCTTTTGGAATAACCCAGTAAGAAGTGCTTGATTAAAAGTCTATCATTGTGCTTTATGATACAGTAGCAACTAACCCTATAtggttatttaaattaattaaaattaaataaaattagaatttcagTTATTCAATTGTCCTAGCCACATTTTAAGAGCTCAATAGTCATTGTCATATTAAGCAGCAAAGACAACAGAAGTTTCTGTCACTACACCGAGTTGTATTGAACAATGCTGGTCTAGAAGATTCTGTTTGACTACTGGATTAGCATCATTTAAACATCAGGTCTCAAATAGATGAGCACAGGGAGCATGGCCTGCTGCCAAATGTGACAGCTGAGAGCAGGAAAGTAtggtaaaatgggaaaaataattccactcctggaatAAACTAATATGTTGCAGCATTGACATTTTATTACAAGAAATATCCTTAGACAAGCAGAGAAATCTTGGACTAAAATGGAAAGGAGTTAGTAAACACCACTATTTGAATACCTCATCACAGTCTTCTAAACTTTCACAAAATGTACCAGTCTTGTCTCATCTGTTAGTGACTAGACATTATCAGTCATCCCCCAAGTACTATTCAACCATCCATCACTTCCTGCCCTCACAGTTCCGATTTTTAAATATGTGACAAAACATTTttgaacatatatttaaataaatagaatccaaatcaaaacataaaattgcAGActcttcccattaaaaaaaaaggcaagaactttattttaaacatatcctCAGTTGTGTATTACATCACGTCTGTTACCTAAACCAAAAATCATAATGATAATGCAAAGGAAACGGAGGGCTTCATAAAAGCACATTTATCCAAACATTACTCTTGGCCAATGCTTTAACTAAATAAACAGTGGATATGAAAGGTACAGTATGGCACTTAAATAAATAAGAGCAAAGAGAAGGAAACATATTCACAGTCCAAAGCAACAGGTTTTTGAACCTttggtatatgtatatgtctcAAATAAGTATCCGTAAACGCATGTTAGCCAATAGTGTTTAGTTTCAGGTTTCTTAAGCCAGTGATTGCATGTGTTTCAAAAATAACTGATAAAATTATACATCAGGATTGACATGGACTGATTAAGGTCTCTGGTGTGAGCACACAGGTAAATTCAAACCATGGCAAAATGAAGTGCAGCTGTGTTGCACAACAAAACTatataagaaaatgaattaaatacacCAGTTAGAGATTCTGTGGCTTGGGTAGACACCCTTGATattaacaagaacaacaaaattgtttttaatgtcCAAAGTCCACAATCTGGAAGGCAGAAATATCCCAAAGCTCATAACCACATGCCTAACAGTGCAATGACCATCCCATAGGACTGTTATAGTTGCATATTGCAATCCCATCCCTCCCACCCAACCCCTGCCCCTAATAAACAGCACCAGTGCAGTTTGagttagaaaactggaaatattgAGACATTCCTAAGGTTTTCATAATGACTAAGGGCCAATCAGGTGGGTCTATGATGCAAACCTATGCCATGGCCATTCTCTGAAAAGCACCCCACAGAATTCCCTCTAGCTTGCAGACAAACCATATTAGGTTTACTGTAAGGCCAGATTGAGGAGAAAGCTGGCATGCTGTCCTGGGTTGAGGGAGAGGGGCATGCTGATGGGGGAGGTACATGAAGGATACCCCAAGGATGTTTGTCCTGCAGCCCAGGAGGAAGGGATGTGTTGAGCTGGTCACAAATTTTGTACCAGTAAAATAGTTGACTCATGCCATTCACCAGAATACAGAGCTTAGCAGAGCTAAGTCCTACTTGGTAGCTGTTCAAGTCCACTATGGGATCAAACTGGACCACAAAAGAAAAGGGCCCAAAGGAGTCCAACTCATCAGTCTCATCACTTTGTCCAGTTGTCTCTGGAACCAGTGGTGTGATGTGGTAACGGTtctattttctctcctctccaaCTGATGCAAGATCTTCTCTTAACCAGCCTCATTCTATATCTCAATGATGACAGTCACAAAAATGAGGGCCAATAGAGCCACCCTCCATAGTCATCTGCCTTGGGGCTACTTGTCATCCCCTAGGCCTTCCCAAAACCTGCCCTTTCACACATAGGCAGAGTCACTGGACTGAGTCCTGCCAAAATTGGGAACACTGACCCGGGGCAGGTCCTTGTTGCGGATCTCATAGACTGACTTTCTCTTGGCCTGGGCTCCTCGCACAGCCAGCTTGATCTTGCGCCATCCTAGGTGGTTGAGTTCAGCCAGGTTGAGCACAACACAGATCCCGCTCACCGCAAACATGAACACTAGAAAAACAGTCTTCTCAGTAGGCCGGGACACATAACATTCCACCTCCTTGATACAGGGGTAGCGGTCACATTCGTACAACCCCGGGACACTGAAGCCATAGAGAAAGTATTGGCCCACCAGAAACCCAATCTCCAGGGCATTTCGGAATACCACTTGGATAATGTAGAAGCGGGAGATGCCTTCCTGCCTTCGGAGCTTGGATCGAGAAGCAGTGCGCAACCCTGACGGGTGTGGGGTCAGCTCCTTCACCTCTAAACAATCTGGCTCTGTCTCCTTGCTCGTGTTCTCTGTGTTCTGCAGCACTCCATTAACAATGGCATTTTGCAACTTCTTATCTTCTCGTTTGCCAccaccactgcccccacccccagttcctCCAGGACCCCCCATGGACTCAGGAGGATCTCTGTCCAGAGCCAGGAAGACAGTAGAGTAGCGGCGTTCTCGTTGCTTGGCAGACTGGTGCACAGAGTAAGTGATGAAGCAGAGACTGGGGGTACACACCATTATGATCTGGAAGACCCAGTAACGTAtgtgggagatggggaaggcGCGGTCATAGCAGGCCTGGTTACAGCCGGGCTGCAGTGTGTTGCATACAAACATGGTCTGCTCATCATCGTACACCGTCTCCCCCACAATGGCCACAATGAGAATCCGGAAGATCACCACCACAGTCAAGAGGATCCTGAGC contains:
- the GJD2 gene encoding gap junction delta-2 protein, which translates into the protein MGEWTILERLLEAAVQQHSTMIGRILLTVVVIFRILIVAIVGETVYDDEQTMFVCNTLQPGCNQACYDRAFPISHIRYWVFQIIMVCTPSLCFITYSVHQSAKQRERRYSTVFLALDRDPPESMGGPGGTGGGGSGGGKREDKKLQNAIVNGVLQNTENTSKETEPDCLEVKELTPHPSGLRTASRSKLRRQEGISRFYIIQVVFRNALEIGFLVGQYFLYGFSVPGLYECDRYPCIKEVECYVSRPTEKTVFLVFMFAVSGICVVLNLAELNHLGWRKIKLAVRGAQAKRKSVYEIRNKDLPRVSVPNFGRTQSSDSAYV